The Oceaniferula marina region GGGATTCGGATGCGACCACGCATGCGGGCTACGGCATCGGTCTGAGCGTCACCTCCGGTCAGTGAGAGCACGGACCATGGGTGGATTTTTACCCCTGGCAGGTAAGGTTCGGGCGCGGACTCTCCTTCGAGCATGAGGAAAACTCCCTCGGGAGGGGCCTCGTTGGTGTCAAAGAAGAGGCCTACCGGTGACTGGCCGATGATCACGCCGTTGCGGCTGACGTAGAGGGTTTTGTCGGTATAGCTGAGTAGGCAGTTGACTGGGCCGCTCGGGCTTTTGTGGGGTTCCCAGACTATCGTGCCTGTGGGTTCCGGTTTTTCACCGGTTTTTGGCTGGGTGGCAAGCAAGATGGATGCGGGTTTCTCCGATTTGGATGGCTCGGATTTTTTCTGGGTGATCACGACGGTCGACCCGTTGGTGGTGGTGCTGTAGAGTTTTTGTGAAAATGCATATGGCAGCCGGATGCAGCCGGCGGATGCGGGATAGCCTGGGAGTTGGCCCGCGTGCATGGCAATGCCTGTCCAAGTCAGCCGCTGCATGTACGGCATCTTGGCACCTTTGTAGATATTGGATTCGTGTTTTTTCTTCCGCTGAAGAATCGTGAACACACCCGTGGGCGTTTCTTTTCCTTCGCGGCCGGTGCTGACGGTTGAACGGGCGATTTGCACCCCGTTGCGATAGACGTAGGCCATTTGGTCATCGATACTGACCACGACCAGCAGCGGGCCTTTGGCCGAGCGTTCAGGGTGCCATTCAAATTCCCCCGGCTTCAGAGGTGTGGGCGCTGCTGACAGGGTTGGGATCAGGCAGGCGAGGACGAAGATGCTGCCAATGCGGGTAAGGAAGGAGCGATTCACGATCCAAGGATACCTGAAAGTGGTATCAAACAGCAAGAATGAAGGAGCTTACTGACTTAGATTGCCCGGCGTTTTCTGAAGAGCAGGCAGGCTGAGGTCAGCGCCAGAAGGTATGAGGTGCTCGGTTCCGGGATATTGACGACCTCAAAATACACGGCGTCCAAGGTAGCCAGAGCCGTTTTATTGGCGTTGTTGAAATCCTGGTAGGGGATGTCAGCTGAGAGGGTCAGGGTATAGGTGCCGGGTTCATCAAGAACCTCGCTAAGTATCCCGGTGTCCACTGTTTCGACGCCTTCCACGCTGCGAGCATCCCGGTTTGAAATGCCCAGAGTTTGAAACTCGTTAGAGAGGCTCCATTCCACTGCGGCTGTGTTTTGATTGCCATTGGCGATCTCGATGGTGTAATTGAGCCAAAGGTTGGCTTGTTTGACTTCTCCGATGCCGAGCTCAAAGGTGACGGTGAAGGTGGTCAGGGATCCGGCGCGAATTTTGTCTTCGGTTTCTGGGTTTTCGAAGATTTCCGAATCAACAATATTGGTGTCGGCTCCCCCAAACGGCCCATTGGAGCTGTCGGTTGCTGGCCAACCTGGTGGACGCGTGGGTGCGCTGCTTACGTTTCCTGCTTCATAGGAAAACTGTCCATCACCGAGATCGCTGAATTGCATGGCGGATGCAGCTCCTCGGGTCAGCCCTTCATGGTTTCCATTGTACTGTATCGTTTGCTGTGAAAAAATGGGATCGGTGGATGATGTGAAGGTTTCTTCTGTGCCGTCGACATTGGTCCAAACGCTGAAGTCATCCGATATGACGGTCGCTGCATGAATGGGCATGGTTCCGAGAACCATGGCTCCCAAGGTGATGGAAGCTAGGTCTATGGATTGGGGAAACATGATGATCTTTAAGAGTTGGCCTGTAAGATAGGGTGAAATGAAAAGAGCCGCAAGTTGTTACTTGTGGCTCTGGGAAAGGACGGTTTGTAGGATCGAAGGTTAATATCCCCGCTCTTCGATGTAATCGGCGACCCATTCGATGCCGTATTCGCCATTGATGAAGTCTGGGTGGTCGATGATCTCCTGCTGGAAGGGAATCGTGGTTTTGATGCCTTCGATGGTGAACTCGGAGAGTGCCCGTTTCATGCGTTTGATGGCAATGTCCCGGGTGGCAGCCGTAACGATCAGCTTGGCAATCATGGAGTCGTAGTATGGCGGGACCGTGTAGCCTGAGTAGACATGGGTGTCGACTCGCACGCCTTTGCCTCCCGGAGTATACCAGAGTTTGATGGTGCCCGGGCTTGGGCAGAAGTTGTTGTAGGGGTCTTCTGCGTTGATCCGGCATTCGATGGAGTGGCCGCGCGGGTTTTGTTTGAGAACGTGATCGGAGATCGATTCACCGGCTGCAATCCGGACTTGCTCTTTGATGAGTTCACAACCCATGACTTCCTCGGTCACCGGGTGTTCCACCTGGATCCGGGTGTTCATTTCCATGAAATAGAAGTTTTCTGCCTTTTCATCGACGAGGTATTCGATGGTTCCTGCATTTTCGTAGCCGATGGCAGAGATCAAGCTGACTGATGCCTCTGCCATTTGTTGGCGGAGTTCGTCGGAGATCAGAGGTGACGGGCATTCCTCGATGATTTTCTGGTTGCGGCGCTGCATCGAGCAGTCGCGCTCGCCGAGTTGGACGAAGTGACCGTGGGTGTCACCGAGGACCTGAATTTCGATATGGTGTGGGCGCAGGACCAGCTTTTCGAGGTAGCAGTCACCGTTGTTGAAGCATTGGATGGCTTCCTGGCTTGCTTGATTGTAGAGGTCGACGAAACTTTCTTCATCCATGCAGGGGCGCATTCCGCGGCCACCACCGCCGGCGGTGGCTTTGATCATAACGGGGAAGCCGATTTCACGTGCGAGTTCCAGCCCGTGTTCGGCGGACTCGACGATGCCTTCGGATCCTGGGGTGACTGGCACGCCATTTGCGAGGGCCGTTTCGCGGGCGGTATTTTTATCGCCCATTTTCCGAATCACTTCGGCGGATGGTCCGATGAATTTGATATTGCAGCTTTCGCAGATTTCGACAAAGCGGGCATTTTCCGAGAGGAAACCGTATCCAGGGTGAATGGCATCGGCTCCGGTTACTTCGGCAGCGGCAATGATGCGGTCCGGTTTGAGGTAGCTGTCTTTACTCGGCCCGGGGCCGATGCAGACCGCCTCGTCGGCGAGCTGGACATGCATGGAGTCGACATCTGCTTCAGAGTAGACGGCGACGGAGGCAACTCCGAGTTCGCGGCAGGCGCGGATGATGCGCAGGGCGATTTCCCCGCGGTTGGCAACCAAAACTTTGTTGAACATGTGACTGGATGGATTCAAATCTCAAAAGGCGCCACCCTTATGTCGGGTGCGGGTCTTTTGAAGGAAAAGAGGGGTGGTTTTATTGGATTTGGAAAAGAGGGTCACCGAATTGAACCGGGTCGCCGTCTTTGGCCACGATGGCCGTGATGGTTCCAGAGGTTTCCGCTTCGATCTCGTTCATGACCTTCATGGCTTCAATGATGCAGAGTGTTTGTCCGACACTGACGGTGTCGCCCACTTTGACATAAGGGGCGGCATCCGGAGAGGATGAGGAGTAGAAGGTTCCAACCATGGGCGCGGTGATGGCATTGCCGGCTGGTTCCGGGGCACTGTCGGCGGCCGGGCTTGCCGATGGAGTGGCGGCCGGGGCGGCGGGAGCCGGGGCTGCTGCAGGAATGGCAAGCACTTCACCACCTTTTTTGAGTTTGAGGTTAACCCCTTCCTCTTCGAGGTGGAAATAAGAGAGTTCATGCTCGTTCATGAGCTCGACGATTTTGCGAATTTCTTTTAGGTCCACGGTAATGGTCTGGGTTTGAATGAGTAAGGTGGCTTCGGGCGGTTTTTGAAGCCCTTGTTGAGCCCTGATGATGTTGTTATTTCGTTTGTCAGGTTTTGCCACAGTTTTGACGACAATTTCTTGGCGACAACTGTAGATGGGTTCCCAACATTCAGCTCACTGCATGAGCCATGCAGTGGTGCTGGTGATGCGAGGGAGCATAATGCCTGGCGATGGAGGAAGTCAAGAAGGATGGTGGTATGGCTGAGCTTGCTGTCACGATTTGTTTTGTCGTTCAGTGACATTCATCGTTTGTCAGTTTGCAGTTGGCTGTGTTTTTTGCCAGATTGGCCATCTGATGATCTCGCGTAAGAAAATCCACTATGAAATCACGCCGTCGATGTGGCAGTATCTTTACCACTTCGGGCGTTATTCCGAGATTCCCATGGTGTATGAGGATTTATTGCGGTTCACCGAGGCGATGCCCTACGAGGATCCGGACGGGAATGAAACCTTATGGCTGACCGTGATGTATCCTCCGGAAGTGATGATGGAGCTTCGTCCCCAGTTGACCCAGATCTATGCCGCTTTGAAGGTGGGTGGAGAAGTGGCGCACCACGAGCATTTGCTGGTCGATCGGATTGACTACGGTGAGTTTGGCAACTCCCGTCCGTTCCGCATCCGGATTACCAACCAGTATAATGACAACTCCGATTATTTTTATGTTAAAACTGCGGATGCTTCGCGGATTTTTGGCCTTGAGCTTGAGTATTGTCTGTCGCCGAACCGAATCAATTATCTGGTTCGAGGAAACACCCTGATTGAAGAGCATATCGTGGGGGTTCCGGGTGATGTGTTTCTTCAGGATTATTTACCGAAACCGGACCTCGACCGGGTGCGGGTGGCCAAAGAGTATGTGAAATTTATCGAGCGTTGTTTCATCCGCTTGTTGGGCGATATGCGCTCGGTCAACTATGTGGTTCAGGTGACTCCGGATTTTGAAAAAGTGCAGTACCGGGTGAGGCCGATTGATTTCGATCAGCAAAGCTACCAAGGGAATGGGAATGTGTATTTGGCTTATCGTTTTGGCAGCAACCATGCGGTGACCCAGATGAGTTTCCGTCAGGTGAACCGGACAACCATTGCCCAGTATGCCGAGGAAGAGCGCCAGCAGATGGTTCAACGGGCGGTGCTCTCGAAACGTCGCCTGCGTGCCGTGCTCAAGGTGATGGCTCAGGAAGATATTTCACCAGAGAAAAATGTGGCGAGGTTGCGGCAGGACCTGGGAGAAATCCACCAAACGTCGACCTTTGATCCATGCAAAACCATGGGGCAGCTGACCCAGGCGCATATCCAGTACATGCTGGAAAACCCAAATTTCTCTTACCAGAAACGGCAGCGGTTCAAACCCTGAAACCGCGAGCTGGTTGAGCTTCTAATACCATTCTCCCAGTTAAATTGGCAGAATGGTTTGAGTTTAGGATGATGAGTCAGTCAGCAAGCTGAATGGCAAAGGGACACTGAATCTTTTAGATTTTACCGTTGTTGCGCGTCGGTTGCATAGCCCGCTATGCGCCTTCCTTGCGCCTAGTTAAAATCGAAAACCTTCAGTGCCATTCAGCCAATTTAACTGATCAAATGGTATGAGCCAGGGCTGCAAAAAGGAGGCAAAGAAAAACCCTCCCGTGGGTGACACGGAAGGGTTGGGAAAAGTCGATTGAAGCTCGTGCGGGAGTTTGTGATTCCTGACGAGCTTGTTTGCCTGATTAGGCTTTGAGCTTGGGCTTGCCAGCACGGCGAACAGCACCAAAGCGCTTCTGGAACTTGTCAATACGCCCGGCGGTGTCAACAAACTGCTTCTGCCCTGTGAAGAACGGGTGGGTGTCCGAAGTGACACCTGCAGAGATGATGTAGTGATCCACACCGTCGATTTGTTCGATCTTGTCGGACTTGGTGGTGGAGCGGGTGATGAAGCGGTGACCTGTGGTCATATCTTGGAAGACGACAGGATGGTATTCTGGATGAATATCTGATTTCATGATCTTTATTGGTTACTGCCACCACGTTTCCGACGCGGCGGGACGGGGAAAATGCATGATCTTGGCGATGTGTCAAGCGACAACCTACAGATGTCGGAGAAATTGTACCATTTGAGTGGTTAAATTGGCTGAATGGCACTGAAGGTTTTCGATTTTAACTAGGCGCAAGGAAGGCGCATAGCGGGCTATGCAACCGACGCGCAACAACGGTAAAATCTAAAAGACTCAGTGCCCCCTTGGCATTCAGCTTGCTGACTGACTCATCATCCTAAACGCAAACCATTCTGCCAATTTAACTGGGAGAATAGTATTATCCTTGATTGCAGGGCTATTCGACATCGATTTCCCGGATGGTTAGTGCGATTCCCTCCTCTTTAAACGGCTGGTCGAAGTCGAGTCGCAGGTAGCGGGCCATCTGGGGCTCAGCAAGCGAGATGGTTTGCTGTGCAGAAAAGGTATCCCAATGGACATCGGCCACGGTGCGTGGCGCTGCGGTCAGTGAGTTAGACACCTTGACGGTAGCATGTTTTGGCGAGCTGGCATCGCGGGCGAAGGTGAGTAGCACGCTGGAGAGTTTGGTCTCCTGTCCGAGGTCGATGACGATGAAATGCGGGTATCCTGAGGCATCCTGACCGACATCGGTCAGCCAGCTTTGCCCCGGATCGTGGTCGATGGCGTAGTAGGCACGGCGCAGGGCTTCCTCTGGCTGTTGGTGGCCGGAGGCTGCGAGGACTTTCCATCCGGCTTTTGCGGGGCCGAATTGGAATTCACTGATCTCCCCCGGTTTGATGCTGCCGGTTGAGTAGGATCTGGCCTTGACGGTTCCTCCGTTTGGTAGATCGAGGGCTTGTTCGTAGAGTGAGGATTCCTTGCTCGGAGGGGATCCGTCCAGGGTGTAGCGGATCGATGGGCCGGGGACTTTACACGATAGCTGCACCTTGCCATCGCGAGCGCGGCGGGCGATCACCGGGCTTGGAGGCGTGGGCAGATCGGAAACGTTGAGCCAGTTGCGTTGATTACCTCCGGTAATGAAGAGGGACTTCTCAGGGGCGGCTAATACCAGCGCGTAGGTGGCGGAGATCAAGTCATCGGTTCCCATGTAGGGAGCGCCCATATGCGGCGTGGTAAAGCGCAGTCCGTAGCCTGGTTGCCAGGCGAGGGCGAACCACCAGCCATATGCATTCATCACCTCGTTGTAGGCTTCGGGGTTGCAGAGGTTCAGTCCGAGCAAGCCGAGCGACCCGCCGGGTTCGCCGTATGCGTGGGAGTTTCTGATCCATGGGTAACTTTGGCGCATGAAGCCGGTCATTGCTTGTTCCATGTCCTTGCGTTCTCCACGGAGATGGGCCGCCATGGCAAACAGGCCGGTGCGCGACCAGAACTCGCCTTTGTCTTTGTAGGAGGCATTGTACCCCAGTGATCCGTGCCCACCTTGCGAGGGATCGGACCACGAGTGTTCCATGTAGGGAAGCAGGGTTTCCCAGAGGCCGGAGCGGATGCCGCATTTTTCTGCCAGGGCATCGAATACCAGGGCGTGGCAGGCCGGGGCGACCAAAGCTTTTTGACCATAGGGCAAGCCGCCGATCCCGTGACCGAGGCAGGCCATTCCCCATTTACTGGTGTGGGTGCCGCTGAGCACCCAGTTGAGGATGGCTGAGCAGTATGGAAGCACGCGTGAGTCGCCAGTGGCGAGGTAGTATTCGCAGAACAGAATGCCGGCATAGGATGAGTGCCAAAAGCCGAGCCCCCCATAGTTTTCAGGTTCGGGGTATTTATTCAGAAACCAGTCGACCGCTTGTTTGACGCGTGGGGCGTGGGCAGGGTCTTTTGTCGCTAGCAGAGCGAGGGCCGCAAAGGAGGTTCGGATCGGACCTCGCCAGCTGCCGTCTTTTTGTTGGTTGGTGCAGAGATACTGGACCAGTTCCTGGTGTAGGTTCGCTTTGTCCTTGCTGTTGGTGATGGATGAAAAGTCCATCGATTGTGTGAGTCTGCAATTTAAGGTTACCGGGCGCCCTTTGCGTAGGACCACCAGATTGACCTGTCCACGCCCGACCGGTGGTTTGCTTGACCAGGCTGCGGCAACCGCCCGGCCGAGAACTGCCTCGTGGCTGTGGTAAAACCATGCCCATCCCGGGCGGAGGTCGTTCATGGGTAAGGGCTGGCGGTTGACCCCGACGATCATGTCACCGG contains the following coding sequences:
- a CDS encoding L,D-transpeptidase family protein, coding for MNRSFLTRIGSIFVLACLIPTLSAAPTPLKPGEFEWHPERSAKGPLLVVVSIDDQMAYVYRNGVQIARSTVSTGREGKETPTGVFTILQRKKKHESNIYKGAKMPYMQRLTWTGIAMHAGQLPGYPASAGCIRLPYAFSQKLYSTTTNGSTVVITQKKSEPSKSEKPASILLATQPKTGEKPEPTGTIVWEPHKSPSGPVNCLLSYTDKTLYVSRNGVIIGQSPVGLFFDTNEAPPEGVFLMLEGESAPEPYLPGVKIHPWSVLSLTGGDAQTDAVARMRGRIRIPHAFRTSVQQIIRPGTILLATNESSTPQTRSSGEMAIMLPEQSEAPAAKP
- the accC gene encoding acetyl-CoA carboxylase biotin carboxylase subunit; this encodes MFNKVLVANRGEIALRIIRACRELGVASVAVYSEADVDSMHVQLADEAVCIGPGPSKDSYLKPDRIIAAAEVTGADAIHPGYGFLSENARFVEICESCNIKFIGPSAEVIRKMGDKNTARETALANGVPVTPGSEGIVESAEHGLELAREIGFPVMIKATAGGGGRGMRPCMDEESFVDLYNQASQEAIQCFNNGDCYLEKLVLRPHHIEIQVLGDTHGHFVQLGERDCSMQRRNQKIIEECPSPLISDELRQQMAEASVSLISAIGYENAGTIEYLVDEKAENFYFMEMNTRIQVEHPVTEEVMGCELIKEQVRIAAGESISDHVLKQNPRGHSIECRINAEDPYNNFCPSPGTIKLWYTPGGKGVRVDTHVYSGYTVPPYYDSMIAKLIVTAATRDIAIKRMKRALSEFTIEGIKTTIPFQQEIIDHPDFINGEYGIEWVADYIEERGY
- the accB gene encoding acetyl-CoA carboxylase biotin carboxyl carrier protein, which codes for MAKPDKRNNNIIRAQQGLQKPPEATLLIQTQTITVDLKEIRKIVELMNEHELSYFHLEEEGVNLKLKKGGEVLAIPAAAPAPAAPAATPSASPAADSAPEPAGNAITAPMVGTFYSSSSPDAAPYVKVGDTVSVGQTLCIIEAMKVMNEIEAETSGTITAIVAKDGDPVQFGDPLFQIQ
- a CDS encoding DUF6288 domain-containing protein, producing the protein MHTHELIKKTLSVSVAIAAAWAPTAQALELDLPNPTLAPPKNAKADTPAVPQKWKVSDGDKEACLTWHGQDQYQQKLAHTAITPGTTLSCELTIPELTEKEQKAEPKKKGHWTGVLSLDHLGLTKNGRSSWELNVHEPGNKRAIASLKGSAKSTLRPDALQTHRNWVVLSPSTMTQLIGKKVQISLKVTGNAPLVVSGISWSRLFSAPSGKLFGRSNGGNGPDQLGAGSLGFDAMTEHRQRVLTIMNVRENSPAAKAGLKAGDMIVGVNRQPLPMNDLRPGWAWFYHSHEAVLGRAVAAAWSSKPPVGRGQVNLVVLRKGRPVTLNCRLTQSMDFSSITNSKDKANLHQELVQYLCTNQQKDGSWRGPIRTSFAALALLATKDPAHAPRVKQAVDWFLNKYPEPENYGGLGFWHSSYAGILFCEYYLATGDSRVLPYCSAILNWVLSGTHTSKWGMACLGHGIGGLPYGQKALVAPACHALVFDALAEKCGIRSGLWETLLPYMEHSWSDPSQGGHGSLGYNASYKDKGEFWSRTGLFAMAAHLRGERKDMEQAMTGFMRQSYPWIRNSHAYGEPGGSLGLLGLNLCNPEAYNEVMNAYGWWFALAWQPGYGLRFTTPHMGAPYMGTDDLISATYALVLAAPEKSLFITGGNQRNWLNVSDLPTPPSPVIARRARDGKVQLSCKVPGPSIRYTLDGSPPSKESSLYEQALDLPNGGTVKARSYSTGSIKPGEISEFQFGPAKAGWKVLAASGHQQPEEALRRAYYAIDHDPGQSWLTDVGQDASGYPHFIVIDLGQETKLSSVLLTFARDASSPKHATVKVSNSLTAAPRTVADVHWDTFSAQQTISLAEPQMARYLRLDFDQPFKEEGIALTIREIDVE
- a CDS encoding type B 50S ribosomal protein L31 — protein: MKSDIHPEYHPVVFQDMTTGHRFITRSTTKSDKIEQIDGVDHYIISAGVTSDTHPFFTGQKQFVDTAGRIDKFQKRFGAVRRAGKPKLKA
- a CDS encoding PEP-CTERM sorting domain-containing protein (PEP-CTERM proteins occur, often in large numbers, in the proteomes of bacteria that also encode an exosortase, a predicted intramembrane cysteine proteinase. The presence of a PEP-CTERM domain at a protein's C-terminus predicts cleavage within the sorting domain, followed by covalent anchoring to some some component of the (usually Gram-negative) cell surface. Many PEP-CTERM proteins exhibit an unusual sequence composition that includes large numbers of potential glycosylation sites. Expression of one such protein has been shown restore the ability of a bacterium to form floc, a type of biofilm.), yielding MFPQSIDLASITLGAMVLGTMPIHAATVISDDFSVWTNVDGTEETFTSSTDPIFSQQTIQYNGNHEGLTRGAASAMQFSDLGDGQFSYEAGNVSSAPTRPPGWPATDSSNGPFGGADTNIVDSEIFENPETEDKIRAGSLTTFTVTFELGIGEVKQANLWLNYTIEIANGNQNTAAVEWSLSNEFQTLGISNRDARSVEGVETVDTGILSEVLDEPGTYTLTLSADIPYQDFNNANKTALATLDAVYFEVVNIPEPSTSYLLALTSACLLFRKRRAI